One segment of Thermosulfurimonas sp. F29 DNA contains the following:
- the cmr6 gene encoding type III-B CRISPR module RAMP protein Cmr6 — protein sequence MERGFTFHRTLGIPYIPAESIKGVVRLVYLVEKAQEDPNFFENWAREDNLFWNELSKPFGRMEKEGKSAQRGKVVFLDALPIEPPELTLEIITCHYPEYYEERRGPTEDQHPRPLPFLAVAPGSKFRFILLIHEDLEEEFRKRVREAFEAALTEHGFGAKTALGHGRFNKNV from the coding sequence ATGGAGCGCGGTTTCACTTTCCACAGGACTTTGGGGATTCCCTACATCCCGGCGGAAAGTATAAAAGGCGTGGTGCGTCTGGTCTATCTGGTAGAAAAAGCCCAGGAGGATCCGAACTTTTTTGAAAACTGGGCCCGGGAAGATAATCTTTTCTGGAACGAGCTTTCAAAGCCTTTCGGAAGGATGGAAAAGGAAGGCAAGTCAGCCCAAAGAGGCAAAGTCGTCTTCCTGGATGCTTTGCCGATTGAGCCTCCCGAGCTTACCCTGGAGATCATCACCTGCCATTATCCTGAATATTACGAAGAAAGAAGAGGCCCCACTGAGGACCAACATCCCCGTCCTCTCCCATTCCTGGCCGTGGCTCCCGGAAGTAAATTCCGTTTTATCCTGCTGATACACGAAGATTTGGAAGAGGAGTTCCGGAAAAGAGTCAGAGAGGCCTTTGAAGCCGCGCTAACGGAGCACGGCTTTGGAGCCAAGACGGCTTTGGGTCACGGGAGGTTTAACAAGAATGTTTAA
- the cmr4 gene encoding type III-B CRISPR module RAMP protein Cmr4 produces the protein MIWGEEKRLCLLYALTPIHAGAGQALKAVDLPIQRERHTAWPMVQASGIKGALRDWCEKVWKKMGLRKDLADCIFGKAGEEASWAGAVTVTDARILFFPVRSNVVPFVHVTSPAVLKRFAEDLTLLGLENSLGQKEVQEDQFIPLTGSFPDEIVLEDLVAKKAQDSSLDDKNWLNKNLPELQKAVLISDEVFGYLVRTATEVQAHITIDDATGTAKEGSLRYQEYLPADSVLYFLSFFAEDRKPDSSCKEGGLRLLPRDVASLVIDAVATHIQIGGDFTLGKGICKVYWIAPDASSGGAS, from the coding sequence ATGATCTGGGGTGAAGAAAAGAGGCTTTGTCTTCTTTATGCCCTAACGCCCATTCATGCCGGAGCCGGACAGGCTTTAAAAGCGGTGGACCTTCCCATCCAGCGTGAGCGCCACACTGCCTGGCCGATGGTGCAGGCTTCGGGAATTAAAGGGGCTCTCAGGGACTGGTGCGAGAAGGTCTGGAAGAAAATGGGATTAAGGAAAGATCTTGCGGATTGCATCTTCGGCAAGGCGGGTGAAGAAGCCAGCTGGGCCGGGGCGGTAACTGTGACTGATGCCAGGATCCTTTTCTTCCCCGTGCGCTCCAATGTGGTCCCATTTGTGCATGTGACCTCTCCGGCGGTGCTCAAGCGCTTTGCCGAAGACCTCACTCTTTTGGGGTTAGAAAATTCTTTAGGGCAGAAAGAAGTTCAGGAGGACCAGTTTATCCCGCTCACGGGTTCCTTTCCGGATGAGATAGTCCTTGAGGATCTGGTGGCTAAGAAAGCTCAGGATAGTTCTCTCGATGACAAGAATTGGCTAAACAAAAATCTTCCCGAGCTACAAAAGGCAGTCCTCATATCCGATGAGGTCTTCGGCTATCTCGTGCGCACCGCCACCGAGGTCCAGGCCCACATAACTATTGATGATGCCACCGGCACGGCCAAAGAAGGTTCTTTGCGGTATCAGGAATACCTTCCGGCAGATTCCGTGCTTTATTTCCTGAGCTTTTTTGCCGAAGACCGCAAACCCGATAGCTCATGCAAGGAAGGAGGACTTCGTCTTCTTCCTCGGGATGTAGCTTCTCTGGTAATCGATGCGGTTGCCACCCACATCCAAATAGGAGGTGACTTCACCCTGGGTAAGGGTATTTGCAAAGTTTACTGGATAGCCCCTGATGCCTCTTCAGGAGGTGCGTCATGA
- the cmr5 gene encoding type III-B CRISPR module-associated protein Cmr5: protein MRTEGQERARFAYEKARAAIKVLGDGGAKEFSSFVAGLPAMIMQNGLGHTLCFLLAKAADQKNGRYKKEGQEAKHWLAFEALASWLKNQDMLSFDPEAPATTIEEISQKEALEYLTLQEEALRFLEWLKVMSKMFVEEKGA from the coding sequence ATGAGAACTGAGGGACAGGAGCGGGCCCGGTTTGCTTACGAAAAGGCCCGTGCTGCTATTAAAGTCCTGGGTGATGGAGGAGCCAAGGAATTTTCGAGCTTTGTAGCCGGACTTCCGGCTATGATCATGCAAAACGGCCTGGGACATACCCTTTGTTTCCTTCTGGCCAAGGCCGCTGACCAGAAAAACGGCAGATACAAAAAAGAAGGCCAAGAGGCCAAACACTGGCTTGCCTTTGAAGCCCTGGCTTCCTGGCTCAAAAACCAAGATATGCTTTCTTTTGATCCTGAAGCTCCCGCCACTACCATTGAAGAAATCTCCCAAAAAGAAGCCCTGGAGTATCTCACCCTACAGGAAGAAGCTTTGAGATTCCTTGAGTGGCTAAAGGTGATGAGTAAGATGTTCGTGGAGGAAAAGGGTGCCTAA
- the cmr1 gene encoding type III-B CRISPR module RAMP protein Cmr1: MGVKGGEFLRRRFENRAILILTCRIVTPMFLGDAWQEAALRAAPFKGLLRYWWRVAAGSRVKDHKELLERETEFFGGGGEKAQKSLVRIWVEGEVESTKDVISKKENYVVHPEVDFCPKECLKENPTCRYKKKADCQKRHEISPFSYLGGMGLFYSDGFRVRRSYLAPGESFTLNMGVPEYLLEDNEEAEIFKTALLYFRAFGAVGSRSRNGWGSFQVEGIEPESCILKLKDGLKGSLPYWKDCFDKPHPHTLATDHEGKILLWKAEKFKSWQEALKFLAEVYIYVRTGYVPEEYNWPKKTKLDPDGTHNIAERHLLGFPLTNHPAVNVGWGKWSQKKNKYVPDARLASPLRFLVKKYSNIYKVFVLHLPYYLDPKLYSKSNEKVEWISKKQQIEIWQKVHERLDQAMQRAGINECL; encoded by the coding sequence ATGGGGGTCAAGGGGGGCGAGTTTCTTCGCCGCAGGTTCGAAAACCGCGCAATTCTTATTCTCACCTGCCGCATCGTAACGCCCATGTTCTTGGGCGATGCGTGGCAGGAGGCGGCCCTGCGCGCTGCACCCTTCAAAGGCCTTCTGCGCTACTGGTGGCGGGTGGCCGCAGGAAGCAGGGTGAAGGATCATAAAGAGTTACTGGAGAGAGAAACGGAATTTTTCGGCGGCGGGGGAGAAAAGGCCCAAAAGAGTCTGGTAAGGATCTGGGTTGAAGGGGAAGTAGAGTCCACTAAAGACGTAATTTCTAAAAAAGAAAATTATGTGGTTCATCCAGAAGTGGATTTTTGCCCTAAAGAATGTCTTAAAGAAAATCCCACTTGTAGATACAAAAAGAAAGCCGATTGCCAAAAAAGGCATGAAATTTCTCCTTTTTCTTACCTGGGAGGAATGGGCCTTTTTTATTCAGACGGTTTTAGAGTAAGACGCTCCTATCTCGCTCCGGGAGAGTCTTTTACGCTAAACATGGGAGTCCCCGAATATCTTCTGGAAGATAATGAAGAAGCCGAGATCTTTAAGACCGCCCTCCTTTACTTTCGGGCTTTCGGAGCTGTCGGCTCCCGTTCCCGCAACGGCTGGGGAAGTTTTCAGGTGGAAGGGATAGAACCTGAAAGTTGTATCCTAAAACTCAAAGACGGGCTGAAGGGAAGTTTGCCTTACTGGAAAGATTGCTTTGATAAGCCTCACCCTCACACTCTGGCAACAGATCATGAAGGCAAAATACTTTTATGGAAGGCAGAGAAATTTAAATCTTGGCAAGAGGCCCTGAAATTTCTTGCAGAAGTTTATATTTATGTGCGCACAGGTTATGTACCTGAAGAATATAATTGGCCTAAAAAAACAAAATTAGATCCAGATGGCACGCACAATATAGCAGAAAGACATCTTTTAGGTTTTCCTTTAACTAATCATCCTGCGGTAAATGTCGGCTGGGGAAAATGGAGCCAGAAGAAGAATAAGTATGTCCCGGATGCAAGATTAGCTTCGCCTCTTCGTTTTTTGGTTAAAAAATATTCTAATATATATAAAGTTTTCGTTTTACATCTTCCGTATTATTTAGATCCGAAACTTTACTCGAAATCTAATGAAAAAGTTGAATGGATTTCAAAAAAACAACAGATAGAAATCTGGCAAAAAGTTCACGAGCGGCTTGATCAGGCCATGCAGAGAGCAGGTATAAATGAGTGCCTTTAA
- a CDS encoding TIGR02710 family CRISPR-associated CARF protein encodes MFKKGLLISVGTGIGDSPESILNAIKLSISDRNPNFVAFLVSKDSKDNAKVVVEELKLSSRNYKFFEIPDPNDLNECVKKTEEALRWLFKKGLDSSQIIADFTSGTKPMSSAIVMVAFQKDIGRLSYIQGKREKGIVKSGTEKVVSFQPFIINSYFKFELAYKSLLQYQFKIAHSLIGDIQNFINLLSDYKSEVKYLNFIIRGYHEWDLFHHHKAAKFFEEAKKELKGVQEEKLKKLFPKEISHIKFIGNLIYKKEKHPAIIADLLANTDRRIEEGKYDDAIARLYRIVELIAQVLLFCKYNLDSSNVNFEQIKEKIIRKDLLPEWKKILEQENKIGLWKCYKLLNDLGDPIGKEIKNFQDLLYQRNNSILAHGLTPIKKEIVEELREKVENICKSQFENFEDLYRKSVFPWQRI; translated from the coding sequence ATGTTTAAAAAGGGGCTTTTGATTTCAGTTGGAACAGGCATAGGTGACAGTCCAGAAAGTATTTTAAACGCTATCAAACTTTCTATTTCTGATAGAAATCCTAACTTTGTTGCTTTTCTTGTATCTAAGGATTCCAAAGATAACGCTAAAGTAGTAGTTGAGGAGTTAAAACTATCTTCGAGGAATTATAAGTTTTTTGAAATTCCAGATCCTAACGACTTAAATGAGTGTGTTAAGAAGACTGAAGAAGCCCTAAGATGGTTATTTAAAAAAGGGTTAGATTCTAGCCAAATTATTGCTGATTTTACTTCTGGAACTAAACCTATGTCTTCTGCCATCGTAATGGTGGCTTTTCAAAAAGATATAGGTCGCCTTAGTTATATCCAAGGAAAAAGAGAAAAAGGTATTGTAAAATCTGGTACTGAAAAAGTTGTATCTTTTCAACCTTTTATTATTAACAGTTATTTCAAATTTGAATTAGCTTATAAAAGTTTATTGCAATATCAATTTAAAATTGCACATTCGTTGATTGGTGACATCCAAAATTTCATAAATCTATTGTCAGATTATAAAAGTGAAGTAAAATATTTAAATTTCATTATACGAGGTTATCACGAGTGGGACTTATTTCACCATCATAAGGCTGCGAAATTTTTTGAAGAAGCTAAAAAAGAGTTAAAAGGTGTTCAAGAAGAAAAGTTAAAAAAACTTTTCCCGAAAGAAATAAGTCATATAAAGTTTATTGGAAATTTAATTTATAAGAAAGAAAAACATCCAGCAATTATAGCTGATTTATTGGCAAATACTGATCGTCGGATAGAAGAAGGGAAATATGATGATGCTATTGCTAGATTATATAGAATTGTAGAACTTATAGCTCAAGTTCTTCTTTTTTGTAAATATAACTTAGATAGTTCGAATGTAAACTTTGAACAGATAAAAGAAAAGATAATTCGTAAAGATCTTTTGCCTGAATGGAAAAAAATATTAGAACAAGAAAATAAAATAGGACTATGGAAATGTTATAAATTATTAAATGATTTGGGTGATCCAATTGGAAAAGAAATAAAAAATTTTCAGGATTTATTATATCAAAGAAACAATTCTATATTAGCCCATGGATTAACTCCGATTAAAAAAGAGATTGTTGAAGAATTGAGAGAAAAAGTGGAAAATATCTGTAAAAGCCAGTTTGAAAATTTTGAAGATTTATATAGGAAATCTGTTTTTCCATGGCAAAGAATTTAG
- the cas10 gene encoding type III-B CRISPR-associated protein Cas10/Cmr2, whose amino-acid sequence MSAFKRSEEYWREKLAVFLHDPPDKALSIREHVSRAARLKDILYISAEESLLKKADQVASGLDRTFLPRREEGGQIEFPHHPRITHPTGKIEAFDLRSLSTGAEESLTRLVEHDTQRLNDFFSVFHYFRHVLPWRLGKENIGGLSWRWHYLPADTRLPDHSIWQHCALTSALYSCYRLSSNRKASLMLFSLTPVQNFIARSRKLRDYWTASLILSWLASEGLWTVICLYGSDHIIYPFPVDQALIESRLDEKCGFGEWAERYQRETRAATLPNKFLFLVPEGEEKNTAKKIEETVKGVWLDLAERVRNLVEERAFGKVPAECLIAFKKIFSRQTEHFWEFHWTAVPLLDESLLNKGQDFIPENLVVSLRAYLEEARKKNFPYLNLTEKFFYPASHDLLARGLAAEKLSPPNTRAEEPGVKCHLHPDLEALRFSCVECAEAGMEKCLLHPERRPDPNPRPREDPCWQKIRKAFPQSEFKDTERLSAIALIKRLAYRAVSDGHPLYSFFKEAEKFPSSTEMALSEWLNRAEEDMKELGLSSREVAEILHRKEAREKNEIEEIPEGEEKEIRNKVEKLLSRRKDRGDEILLQDRYYAILLMDGDRMGKLLSGGFAATWESVLHPELVERIRNGKVSKNFVEFWQDFLSCRRLLSPATHGAISQALAHFALYTVPYLVETHGGKLIYAGGDDVCAIFPVSTAISAARRIGEAYNWAFVRLRRKTSILIREGRKMSYLWNETQEIREASELNDDDLLLLHLGPGEKISISGGLLIVHHKWPLRAAVERAHELLNLAKDSGRAALALELHRRAGERRTFVAGFRDTVKFSAEEVLVWEAFRELVEAFARKELSSSFAYRPRELAEGLRALRDQGPDRVSEFIRTQIRSERLSHHEEVSRLSRMVTAVLLGRRKYPQGESDLGFEALEIARFLGEAWRRHAHKTVA is encoded by the coding sequence ATGAGTGCCTTTAAGCGAAGTGAAGAATACTGGCGGGAGAAGCTTGCCGTTTTTCTTCACGATCCGCCGGACAAAGCCCTCTCCATCAGGGAGCATGTAAGCCGGGCGGCTCGCTTAAAGGATATACTCTATATTTCGGCTGAAGAATCCCTCCTCAAAAAGGCCGACCAGGTGGCCTCGGGGCTGGATCGAACCTTTCTTCCCCGAAGGGAAGAAGGAGGACAGATAGAATTTCCCCACCATCCTCGCATCACCCATCCCACAGGGAAAATCGAAGCCTTTGATCTTCGTTCCCTTTCCACCGGAGCAGAAGAATCATTAACCCGCCTGGTAGAACATGATACTCAGAGGTTAAACGACTTCTTTTCCGTCTTTCACTACTTCCGCCATGTGCTTCCCTGGCGCCTGGGGAAGGAAAATATAGGAGGGCTTTCCTGGCGCTGGCATTACCTCCCGGCAGATACCCGCCTCCCGGATCACTCCATCTGGCAACACTGTGCGCTAACCTCGGCCCTTTACTCCTGCTACAGGCTTTCCTCAAACCGAAAGGCCTCCCTCATGCTTTTCAGCCTCACCCCGGTCCAGAACTTTATCGCCCGCTCGCGCAAGCTTCGCGATTATTGGACGGCCTCGCTCATCCTTTCCTGGCTGGCCTCAGAAGGCCTCTGGACGGTAATCTGCCTTTACGGTTCAGACCACATTATCTATCCCTTTCCCGTGGACCAGGCCTTAATTGAAAGTCGGCTTGATGAAAAGTGCGGTTTCGGAGAATGGGCCGAACGCTATCAGCGGGAGACTCGTGCCGCCACCCTTCCCAATAAGTTTCTCTTCCTGGTCCCTGAGGGTGAGGAAAAAAATACTGCTAAAAAGATAGAAGAGACCGTAAAAGGAGTCTGGCTTGACCTTGCCGAGAGGGTACGAAATCTTGTTGAAGAAAGGGCCTTCGGAAAGGTTCCTGCGGAGTGCCTTATCGCCTTTAAAAAGATTTTTTCACGCCAAACCGAACACTTCTGGGAGTTCCACTGGACGGCCGTGCCCTTGCTCGACGAAAGCCTTCTAAATAAAGGGCAGGATTTTATTCCCGAAAATTTGGTTGTATCCCTTAGGGCTTATCTTGAGGAAGCCAGGAAGAAAAATTTTCCCTATCTTAATCTCACCGAAAAGTTCTTTTATCCGGCTTCTCACGATCTTCTGGCGCGGGGGCTGGCCGCGGAAAAGCTCTCCCCGCCAAACACCCGGGCCGAGGAGCCGGGTGTCAAATGCCACCTGCATCCGGATCTTGAGGCCCTGAGGTTTTCGTGTGTGGAGTGTGCGGAGGCGGGGATGGAAAAGTGTCTTCTTCATCCCGAGCGCCGCCCCGACCCCAACCCCCGGCCTAGGGAAGATCCCTGCTGGCAAAAAATCCGCAAAGCCTTTCCTCAATCCGAGTTTAAGGATACCGAAAGGCTCTCCGCCATAGCCCTCATAAAACGCCTGGCCTATCGGGCAGTATCGGATGGGCATCCACTTTATTCCTTTTTCAAAGAGGCGGAGAAGTTTCCCTCCAGCACGGAAATGGCCTTAAGCGAGTGGCTTAACAGGGCGGAAGAGGACATGAAAGAGCTGGGGCTATCCTCCAGAGAAGTTGCCGAGATACTTCACCGAAAAGAGGCCCGCGAAAAGAACGAAATAGAAGAAATACCCGAAGGAGAAGAAAAGGAAATCCGTAACAAAGTAGAAAAACTCCTCTCTCGTCGGAAAGACCGGGGGGATGAGATCCTTCTTCAGGATCGCTACTATGCCATTCTCCTTATGGACGGAGACCGGATGGGTAAACTTCTTTCCGGAGGTTTTGCCGCAACATGGGAAAGCGTTCTGCATCCCGAACTGGTGGAAAGAATCAGAAACGGTAAGGTTAGCAAAAACTTTGTGGAATTCTGGCAGGATTTTCTCTCCTGCAGGCGGCTCCTTTCCCCTGCCACCCATGGGGCCATCTCTCAGGCCCTGGCCCACTTTGCCCTCTACACCGTGCCCTATCTCGTTGAGACCCACGGGGGAAAGCTCATCTATGCCGGGGGAGACGATGTGTGCGCGATCTTTCCGGTATCCACCGCGATCTCTGCCGCCCGAAGGATAGGCGAGGCCTACAACTGGGCCTTTGTAAGACTCCGCAGGAAGACCTCTATTCTGATCCGTGAGGGCCGTAAGATGTCTTACTTATGGAATGAAACTCAGGAGATTAGGGAAGCTTCGGAGTTAAACGACGACGATCTTTTGCTACTTCACCTGGGGCCGGGCGAGAAAATTTCCATCTCCGGTGGGCTTCTCATCGTGCATCACAAGTGGCCGCTCAGGGCGGCCGTTGAGCGGGCCCATGAGCTACTTAACCTGGCCAAAGATTCCGGTCGGGCGGCCCTGGCCCTTGAACTTCACCGGCGGGCCGGGGAAAGGCGCACTTTTGTGGCGGGTTTTCGGGATACCGTTAAATTTTCTGCCGAAGAGGTTTTGGTGTGGGAGGCTTTTCGGGAGCTGGTGGAGGCCTTTGCCCGCAAAGAGCTCAGTTCTTCCTTTGCCTATCGTCCACGGGAACTGGCCGAAGGGCTCAGGGCTTTGAGGGATCAGGGACCGGATAGGGTGTCCGAATTTATAAGAACTCAGATTCGGAGCGAGAGGCTAAGCCATCACGAGGAGGTATCCCGACTCTCCCGAATGGTCACTGCCGTTCTTTTAGGTAGAAGAAAATACCCACAAGGAGAAAGTGATTTAGGTTTTGAAGCTCTGGAGATAGCCAGATTTTTAGGGGAGGCATGGCGACGCCATGCACATAAAACAGTGGCTTGA
- a CDS encoding CRISPR-associated primase-polymerase type A1: protein MNEFLEKSEKFLSEGRDLKAREIILRHRLRPGQTAEEYFRWGSLCEALGLKAQAAECYDLAISRDPDNSRYLMARAEVAYEMEDLPRAATLFYRVLRLADSQTVRRKLAQVLRELGRPGAAAAVAGPLEAGFQETPLRYFPPNLGDRELEPLRTLFRGRPLHAEMQITVYGRTALVIRDGAPTSEKLSRHLLGRTYLVYFPLTEDNRLHSAYFVIALPEREVDRNRRNRGWLAIKAEAVKKEALLVWHRARAWGLEGALERVNPFRYRLWFFFSEPVYFLWVRRFFETLKERLPFPGEGIFYSYEIGTRGEGVGWLEKGFELPLGIHPATLERSLFVDSEGVPHPEQLSFLKRIRPISPGAVREFCRRSTPVILPEGDPPELKRLRRSCAIVDLVIRRAEAGRRLSREEKLTVMLSVGFLRNGRELVHRILSGTPDYSYTRLERMFRGVPRNPISCIKLESWFRDFVMDTPCGCVFGRILRGRYPSPLLHVDPHLVPGRTDRLTLAYSSPAELAGIYLHTRERLCHLEDELREYLRRHSGRLRAGDYFVFLEGDRVAVRRRKGRTPYPDGDDVF, encoded by the coding sequence GTGAACGAGTTCCTCGAAAAGTCCGAGAAGTTTCTTTCGGAGGGTCGTGATCTCAAGGCCAGGGAGATAATTCTCCGGCATCGTTTGCGCCCCGGACAAACGGCCGAGGAATATTTTCGGTGGGGAAGTCTTTGCGAGGCCCTGGGATTAAAGGCTCAGGCCGCGGAGTGTTACGATCTTGCTATTTCTCGTGATCCCGACAATTCGCGCTATCTTATGGCCCGGGCGGAGGTGGCCTATGAAATGGAAGATCTGCCGCGAGCGGCCACACTTTTTTATCGGGTTTTGAGGCTGGCCGATTCGCAGACCGTGCGCCGGAAACTGGCGCAGGTGCTGCGGGAGCTGGGGCGCCCCGGAGCAGCCGCCGCGGTGGCCGGGCCTCTCGAGGCCGGATTTCAGGAAACCCCGCTGAGGTACTTTCCTCCCAATCTCGGGGATCGAGAACTCGAACCGTTACGAACACTTTTCCGTGGAAGACCCCTTCATGCCGAGATGCAAATTACCGTTTACGGAAGGACCGCTCTCGTCATCAGGGACGGAGCTCCCACCTCGGAGAAACTTTCACGGCACCTTCTGGGGCGGACCTATCTCGTTTATTTCCCGCTTACGGAGGACAACAGGCTCCATAGCGCCTATTTCGTAATAGCTCTTCCGGAGCGCGAGGTGGACCGAAACCGGCGTAATCGGGGCTGGCTGGCCATCAAGGCCGAAGCCGTAAAGAAGGAGGCCCTTTTGGTGTGGCATCGGGCTCGGGCGTGGGGGCTTGAGGGTGCGCTGGAGCGGGTTAACCCGTTTCGCTATCGGTTGTGGTTTTTCTTTTCCGAGCCGGTTTACTTTCTCTGGGTCAGACGATTTTTTGAGACCCTGAAGGAGAGGCTTCCCTTTCCCGGTGAGGGGATATTCTATTCTTACGAAATCGGAACCCGGGGCGAGGGAGTGGGCTGGCTGGAGAAGGGCTTTGAACTCCCTTTAGGGATACATCCGGCCACGCTTGAGCGTTCGCTTTTCGTTGATTCCGAAGGTGTCCCCCACCCGGAACAGCTTTCTTTCCTCAAACGGATACGACCCATTTCTCCGGGAGCAGTGAGGGAATTCTGTCGTCGGTCCACCCCCGTGATTCTGCCGGAGGGAGATCCTCCCGAGCTGAAAAGGCTTCGCCGTTCATGCGCGATTGTGGATCTGGTCATCAGGAGGGCCGAGGCCGGCAGGCGTCTTTCCCGGGAGGAAAAGCTTACGGTGATGCTTTCGGTGGGATTCCTGCGCAACGGCCGGGAGCTGGTTCATCGAATTCTTTCCGGCACTCCGGACTACAGTTATACGAGGCTTGAGCGGATGTTCAGAGGGGTTCCCCGCAATCCCATAAGCTGCATCAAACTGGAGTCGTGGTTCAGGGATTTTGTGATGGACACCCCCTGTGGGTGTGTGTTCGGGAGGATCTTGAGGGGGCGTTATCCTTCTCCGCTACTCCATGTTGATCCTCACCTGGTTCCCGGGCGGACGGATAGATTGACCCTTGCTTACAGTTCTCCTGCGGAGCTGGCCGGGATTTATCTCCACACCCGGGAGAGGCTTTGCCATCTGGAGGACGAGCTCAGGGAGTACTTACGGCGGCATTCCGGGAGGCTGCGGGCTGGCGATTATTTCGTTTTTCTCGAGGGCGATCGGGTGGCAGTCCGACGCCGGAAGGGTCGCACCCCTTACCCGGACGGGGATGATGTGTTTTAA
- a CDS encoding type III-B CRISPR module-associated Cmr3 family protein, whose protein sequence is MHIKQWLELKPLDTLFFRGGEPMVAGETHEAGKPVFPPVPETIIGALRAAILAQKGIAPEGLETGKPLENLPYWGTPEEPGFRVLGPLLKVRGVVLFPAPASWFYVGKGRNRLEVREARPEKHPPVKLSREKPLWIEKPLPDMEPLSGKFWLTRKALENEGGFELDVAGELRDISEDEALAVPTKFLIRTEERVGIARDNIRRAVKTGHLYASRHLRFTPEVSLVVGLDKPLCPSHLKAEGVFQLGGEGRLVRYRRLNESEIPEFPENGRGRVLVLSPLLYTRAERFGLLKFPYASGKLLRVGGWDMRKGFHKPARAYFPAGAVFYTEEDYGLCELMPF, encoded by the coding sequence ATGCACATAAAACAGTGGCTTGAACTAAAGCCTCTTGACACCCTCTTTTTCCGGGGCGGGGAGCCCATGGTGGCCGGCGAAACCCATGAGGCTGGAAAGCCTGTGTTCCCGCCGGTGCCGGAGACTATAATTGGCGCCCTGCGTGCAGCCATTCTGGCCCAGAAAGGCATTGCCCCCGAAGGGTTAGAGACAGGCAAGCCTCTTGAAAATTTGCCTTACTGGGGCACCCCCGAGGAGCCCGGTTTTCGAGTGTTGGGGCCTCTTCTTAAAGTCCGAGGGGTGGTCCTTTTTCCCGCGCCGGCAAGCTGGTTTTATGTGGGAAAAGGCCGAAACAGGCTTGAAGTGCGGGAGGCCAGGCCCGAAAAACATCCTCCTGTAAAGCTTTCCCGGGAAAAGCCTCTGTGGATAGAAAAACCCCTTCCGGACATGGAGCCTCTTTCCGGAAAGTTCTGGCTTACGCGGAAGGCCCTGGAAAACGAGGGGGGCTTTGAGCTTGATGTTGCCGGGGAGCTAAGGGATATTTCCGAAGATGAAGCTTTAGCCGTGCCCACCAAATTTCTCATAAGAACAGAAGAAAGAGTTGGAATAGCCCGGGATAATATTCGTCGTGCAGTAAAGACCGGACATCTTTATGCTTCTCGCCACCTCCGTTTCACCCCGGAGGTTTCTCTTGTGGTGGGGCTGGACAAGCCGCTTTGTCCCTCTCACTTAAAAGCCGAAGGGGTCTTTCAGCTAGGGGGAGAAGGACGCCTGGTGCGTTACCGAAGGCTAAACGAGAGCGAGATCCCGGAGTTTCCCGAAAACGGCAGGGGTCGTGTCCTGGTTTTATCTCCTCTTCTCTACACCCGGGCCGAAAGATTCGGGCTTTTAAAGTTTCCTTACGCTTCGGGCAAACTCCTGCGCGTGGGCGGCTGGGACATGAGAAAGGGCTTTCACAAACCGGCCAGAGCCTATTTTCCGGCAGGAGCGGTATTTTACACCGAAGAGGACTACGGGCTTTGTGAACTAATGCCTTTTTAA